The Delphinus delphis chromosome 13, mDelDel1.2, whole genome shotgun sequence DNA window AGATACTGGAAGTTTCAAATGGTTCAGGGCCGTAGACACCTTCGTTGCTGAACTGGGGCGCTCAGCCTGGCCTGAGTTGGGTGGTACCATGGAATTGAGGGAGCCCTTCCCTTGGGGCTGTCCATCAACTCGGGATGAGTGTATGTCAGGCTGGCTTCTTGTCCAGAAGCAGGATGGACCACAGCTGAGTGTCCTGCACTGTTAGAACTGGATGGGGGCCTCCATACTCTGGTTGGTGCCCTCCTACTTCAGACCAGtccaggagaggcagagaggctcAGTGACTTGCCTGCTCTCTCTCGAGATCTGTGCAGCAAAGCCACAGTCAGGACCCCTTTTTCTCTGAGTCCTTTGCTTCCTTCTCTGTTCACAGACAACAGCCAGGAGGGGTCCAGGCTCATGTAGGCGTCATGCATCGGAAAGTGTGCTCACGTGAGCCTCTGAAACAGTTTGGCCCGATCAATGTCAGGGCTTCCGTTGCTTTTACTGCAAAAGAACCAGTGATAATTACAGGGCGACTAATGAGAAGGGCTTCAGATATCTTGTGGAGCTTTGCCTAGAAAGTCAGTGATCCCAGAGCCAATAATTTCCGTTTCTAAAGCCTGTTAAGTTGGGTCTTGAATTATGTaatttctgtgtctgtgtttttcttcCAGAATATAAGGCACaatgtaaaaataacattttggaaTGTTCCCCCTGAGGGAGGGATATACTtagtaaggagaaaaaaaaaaaagaatgctttctgTGCATTGGGGTCAACATAGCTTTTACGAAGGATGAATGATGGGCTTCCCTTGGTTCTTGGGTTCTAGGGACACGGGGACCCAACATGACGTGGTCAGCCCATCTCATCTGTTTCTGGAGGTTTCCTCCTAGCATTATCCTTCCGGGgacttttctctccatctctcagtTTAACGCCCAGGAAAGTATGTGATGTCCAACTGATATGTGATTGCCCACCTTAACGTCCTTTTATCATTTCCCGATGGTCAGTGAGTCCTTACGTGCAGCGTGTGTATCTGGTGGGACATAAAATAGTATTGGGTGGGATATGGACACAGCCTCGAACCACATGCTGAGAAAGTCATTCTCGTTTGCGATCTTGGTCCATCTGGTTGAGTTAACGGGAATGCCCTTCTCTGCTGGATGCCAGCACATCCTTAAGACCTTTCTCATGAGCATCTCTCCCTTTAACGAAAAGAGAACAAGTCTTAGGCATAACCCATCGCCTCCTGAGGGCACCAGGACCGCTAGCGGAAAATTAAAGGCATGATCTGAAATTTATTTATCTGCACACTTAGCTTCTGTGCATGGCCAGTGATGCCTGTTGTCTACTCCAGTGGCatcaatttttttgaagaaatatatttcCTATAAGACGAGTTGATTTAAGTAAGACCTTTTGAATAAAGAATTGCATAATTAGTGCAAAGACAAGGCAATCCTTATAAAGGGGGGGAAGAGGTCTGAAATACTGGTACCCTTGCCCTGGAGTTTCTAACCCCTGAACCCCGATTCCTCCCGACAGTGGTGGCAAGCCGAGGCATCCTGGAGAGCATCCAGAGGTTCTCCTCGCTGCCCACCTACCTCCCAGTGACCTACCACATCCACCACGCGGACGTGTCCTTCTTCCTGAAGGAAGCCAACCAGGACGTCATGAGAAACTCCAGTCTGCAGTCGCGCGTGGAGTCCTTTCTGGTTTACAGATCCAAGAGGTTCCCCGTCCTGAACGCCAGCTACGGGCCTTTCGCCATCGAGCAGGTGGTGCCCCAGGACTTGATGCTGCCCTCCAGCCCGTTCGGATTCACCAGCACGTTTTCCCTGAACTGGAAGCTGAAAGCGCACATCCTGCGGGACAAGATCTCCCTGAGCCGGCCCCGCGTGCACGTGCTCTTCCACGTGGTGGGCAGGGACTGGGACGATGCCGGCCCCGCGCAGAGGCTGCCCTGCCTGCGGGTGTTCGCCTTCCGGGAGACCCGGGAGGTGAGGGGCAGCTGCCGGctgcagggggccctggggctGTGCGTGGCGCAGCTGGAGCTCCCGGCCGGCTGGTTCGGGCCCCCCACGGTGGTGGCCGGGAGGAAGAAGTCGCCCGAGCCCCCCGAGGGCAGCCCCGTGGAGCTCTACTACGCCCTGCAGCCCGGGGACGAGCGCGGAGACTGTGCCAGGAGAGCCGGAGGGATGCGGACGGGCCACAGCGACATTGATGAGTCGGGGCCTCCCTTGCAGAGGATCGGCAGTGTTTTTCTTCACCAGACCCCGAGCCGGCCGCCCCTGAGAGAGTTGCGTTTGGACAACCACGTGGCCGTGCAGTACGTGCCAAAGACGGTCAGGCAGGGAGATGTGCTGACGTTTCCCGTCTCCATCTCCAAAAACTCCACCGAGGACCGCTTCACACTGAGGTGAGTTCATTGGGAGTATCTCCCTGTAGCATCTCCAAGGTCAAAGGGTGCTTCTGGGAACCCTGTCTGTTTGATCCGGAGCGATGTGTTAGCGTTGTCCGGGGTAGAAGCATCCTTCCAGGTTTACAGGCTCCGTGTTCGCTGTCAAATCGAGAGACCAGCTGGATCTCTCCGCGTTGGCAGCTGGGCGGTGAAGACCTTCTTATTCCTAGGTTTTCCGGGCCATCCCAGAAAAGCCGGGAGGAGGCTGACGTCCTGCCTTTGCCCTGGCTCAGGCGGTTCTCAGCAGGTTTTAGGATAAATGGCTCACAGTTGAAATCAGCCTGCAAATGGGATGGAGACAGTTGTCGGGAAGGATAAGGGATGCAGCTGCGCCAACTCAAAATCTCTTCCAAACGTGTGAGTTCTAAGTGCGCTCTATGGTACCAACCTCAAAGTTACCATTTTGTTTCTCTCTGGAAATAGAGCTTACTGCTCAAAGTACAAAA harbors:
- the LOC132436391 gene encoding transmembrane protein 132D-like; the encoded protein is MHRKVCSLVASRGILESIQRFSSLPTYLPVTYHIHHADVSFFLKEANQDVMRNSSLQSRVESFLVYRSKRFPVLNASYGPFAIEQVVPQDLMLPSSPFGFTSTFSLNWKLKAHILRDKISLSRPRVHVLFHVVGRDWDDAGPAQRLPCLRVFAFRETREVRGSCRLQGALGLCVAQLELPAGWFGPPTVVAGRKKSPEPPEGSPVELYYALQPGDERGDCARRAGGMRTGHSDIDESGPPLQRIGSVFLHQTPSRPPLRELRLDNHVAVQYVPKTVRQGDVLTFPVSISKNSTEDRFTLRVKVMKGMNIIGVRASSPSVWEVKKSMDYAGKYTPAVIVCQKKSAGSENSAEGASYEVMQIDVEIQEASDPPTTQLVTWQVEYPGDITSDLGVSKIYVSQKDLIGVIPLAMEAEILNTAVLTGKTVAVPVKVVSVEEDGAVTDLKSVECRSSDEDVIKASRHLPAPAEIRCRVGISVG